The Candidatus Bathyarchaeia archaeon DNA segment TGCGGGTTCCGGAAGGCGAGAGAAGCGATTTTATTCGTGATGCTATTTTGGAGAAGCTGCAGAAAACGCCTAAGCCGGACAAGCTTTTGGAGTTGGAGCAGCGAATGGATAAGGTGGAGAAGGAGTTTTCTGAGATAAGAAGGTATCTTGCCGATTTAGAGTTGCTTACGCATGAGCGTGGAGCAGCAAATCCTCACACGTTTTGTATTGATGAAACAGACCACAAAATAGTGGATTATCTTATTCATTATAAGGGTGCAACAACGCCTGAATTGGCGGAATATTTGAAGGCAAACAGGTGGTTTGTTTTGAATAGGCTGAAAAGAATGCAGAAAGCGTCTAAACAGCAGCTTGGAAAACCTATCATAGTGTTTTATCCAGGCGAAAAGTCAGGTAAGAAGAAAGCATGGTGGATAAATGAA contains these protein-coding regions:
- a CDS encoding ribbon-helix-helix domain-containing protein, translating into MEKLRVVSVKIPEEVYKEMVLRVPEGERSDFIRDAILEKLQKTPKPDKLLELEQRMDKVEKEFSEIRRYLADLELLTHERGAANPHTFCIDETDHKIVDYLIHYKGATTPELAEYLKANRWFVLNRLKRMQKASKQQLGKPIIVFYPGEKSGKKKAWWINEELMEA